Proteins from a genomic interval of Deferribacterota bacterium:
- a CDS encoding glycosyltransferase encodes MIKVDMHVHTKYSERPSEWLLQKIGTSESYTDPFYLYNTAINKRGMDLVVITDHNRIDGALQLEKKYPDRVIVGVESTTYFPENGCKIHLLLYDIREEQFRKIQQIRDNIYNLRDYIKEENIAHSVAHATFNINNRLTIDEIKKLILLFDNFEVINGGRNPLNNIVLKDILDNLTPSDINNLSKKYDIMPFSENSWIKGYTGGSDDHAGIFIGKTYTVSKEAVDKKTFIEALKNKKTYAEGRENNFEGFAFTIYKVAYEFAKSKSTYFAKSALSEFTEYIFEKERLSFFDKMRLRKFRHSLRKNDNSFTRSFIEIIDDLDKIHTLDIDEKIDYLYDKVALIVDQYMASVLKSIDTDLKNFNLVDIVKTLSSSFPGILLATPFLSSFKFMYQDRTLLNKLQKSFNKNIDKKSEKKILWFTDTLVDLNGVSTTLRTIANKANKENYNLLLFASLKKGESNEILPKNVKIIKPIYDFTLPYYKSLIIKVPSLLNVLKEVYRYNPTEIYISTPGPMGFIGIMMAKLLNIPSINIYHTDFAEEVDKITDDKHIVRIVDSYMKWFYNLSSNLLVPTYEYINILKERGYNTENIGIFRRGVDLKKFSFAKIKKDYKQDQIQLLYSGRISKDKNLEFLFKVVSKLESKTKYDFVLYIAGDGPDFEEYKNKYASKKIKFLGRLLHSEINNIYSNSHIFLFPSTTDTFGMAVLEAQASGLPALVSKVGGPKEIIKENVTGYALDIDINLWVTELSKLMLLIRENPFAYNNMRYASRKQVEERYNLDNVIKYLFQLDNESVHKSSSFVFSGLKEIANGLLVS; translated from the coding sequence ATGATAAAGGTTGATATGCATGTGCATACAAAGTATTCAGAGAGGCCATCAGAATGGCTTTTGCAAAAGATTGGTACCTCTGAATCCTATACAGATCCCTTTTATTTATATAATACTGCTATAAATAAAAGGGGTATGGACTTGGTTGTAATAACAGATCATAACAGGATTGATGGTGCTTTACAATTAGAGAAAAAATATCCTGATAGAGTTATTGTCGGTGTAGAGTCAACCACCTATTTCCCAGAAAATGGCTGTAAAATACATCTTTTATTGTATGATATAAGGGAAGAACAATTTAGAAAAATTCAGCAAATTAGAGATAATATTTATAATTTACGCGATTACATAAAAGAAGAGAATATAGCGCATTCAGTTGCTCATGCAACATTTAACATAAATAATAGGCTAACTATTGATGAGATTAAGAAGTTAATTTTGTTATTTGATAATTTTGAGGTAATAAATGGTGGTCGCAACCCATTAAACAATATAGTATTAAAAGATATTTTAGACAACTTGACACCTTCAGATATTAATAATTTATCAAAAAAATATGATATTATGCCCTTTAGCGAAAATTCATGGATCAAGGGATATACTGGTGGTTCAGATGACCACGCTGGTATTTTTATTGGCAAAACCTATACCGTTTCAAAGGAAGCTGTTGACAAAAAAACCTTTATAGAGGCATTAAAAAATAAAAAAACCTATGCTGAGGGTAGAGAAAATAATTTTGAGGGTTTTGCCTTTACTATATATAAAGTTGCCTATGAGTTTGCAAAAAGTAAGAGCACATATTTTGCAAAATCTGCTCTCTCTGAATTTACAGAATATATATTTGAAAAAGAGAGACTGTCTTTCTTTGATAAAATGAGGCTACGTAAATTTAGGCACTCATTAAGAAAGAATGACAATAGTTTTACTAGATCATTTATAGAAATTATAGATGATTTAGATAAGATTCATACTCTAGATATTGATGAAAAAATTGATTATCTCTATGATAAGGTTGCTCTTATTGTTGATCAATATATGGCATCAGTTTTAAAATCAATAGACACAGACCTTAAGAATTTTAATTTAGTAGATATTGTTAAAACATTATCCTCTTCTTTCCCCGGTATATTATTAGCTACACCCTTTTTATCTTCTTTTAAGTTTATGTATCAAGATAGAACATTGCTAAACAAACTACAAAAATCTTTCAATAAAAATATTGATAAAAAAAGTGAGAAGAAAATTCTTTGGTTTACTGATACCTTAGTTGATTTAAATGGGGTTTCTACAACCTTAAGAACAATTGCAAATAAAGCAAATAAAGAAAATTATAATTTATTATTATTTGCATCCCTTAAGAAAGGAGAATCAAATGAAATATTACCTAAAAATGTTAAAATAATAAAACCTATATATGATTTTACACTCCCTTACTATAAGTCATTAATAATAAAAGTTCCGTCATTACTCAATGTGTTAAAAGAGGTATACCGATATAACCCAACTGAGATATATATATCAACGCCAGGTCCTATGGGTTTTATCGGAATAATGATGGCAAAGTTATTAAATATTCCCTCTATAAACATTTATCATACTGATTTTGCTGAAGAGGTGGATAAAATTACAGATGATAAACATATTGTGAGGATAGTTGATTCATATATGAAGTGGTTTTATAACCTTTCAAGCAATCTCTTAGTCCCCACATATGAGTATATTAATATATTGAAAGAAAGAGGTTATAACACAGAAAATATTGGTATTTTTAGAAGAGGGGTTGATCTAAAAAAATTTTCATTTGCAAAGATTAAGAAAGATTATAAACAAGATCAAATACAATTACTTTATAGTGGTCGCATCTCAAAGGACAAGAATTTAGAATTTCTCTTTAAGGTTGTCAGTAAATTAGAAAGTAAAACAAAATATGATTTTGTATTATATATAGCTGGTGATGGTCCAGATTTTGAGGAATATAAAAATAAATATGCCTCTAAAAAGATAAAATTTCTAGGCAGACTTTTACATAGTGAAATAAATAATATATATAGTAATTCACATATTTTTCTATTTCCAAGCACTACTGACACATTTGGGATGGCAGTGTTAGAGGCTCAAGCAAGTGGTTTGCCTGCTTTAGTTTCTAAAGTTGGTGGTCCTAAGGAGATAATAAAAGAAAATGTAACTGGCTATGCTTTGGATATTGATATAAATCTATGGGTAACAGAGCTGTCAAAACTAATGTTATTAATAAGAGAAAATCCCTTTGCATATAACAATATGAGGTATGCTTCTAGAAAGCAGGTAGAAGAGAGGTATAATTTAGATAATGTAATTAAATATTTATTTCAATTAGATAATGAATCAGTGCATAAAAGTTCTTCTTTTGTCTTTAGTGGGTTAAAAGAAATAGCAAATGGTCTATTAGTTTCATAG